One stretch of Candidatus Parvarchaeota archaeon DNA includes these proteins:
- a CDS encoding type II toxin-antitoxin system PemK/MazF family toxin — protein sequence MYKPGDVVLAIVQFTDSAQTKQRPALVLFEELGNVVVAGITSNTKMQGIPLRKKDGAALDSVIKLNYIFTLSETAISRFLFHLPDEKKVQVYEGLEEKLSRLKGN from the coding sequence ATGTATAAGCCGGGCGATGTCGTTCTTGCAATTGTGCAGTTTACCGATTCCGCACAGACAAAACAAAGACCTGCACTGGTGCTTTTTGAAGAACTAGGCAACGTCGTTGTGGCGGGCATCACAAGCAATACAAAAATGCAGGGCATTCCGCTTAGAAAAAAAGATGGGGCTGCACTGGATAGCGTAATCAAACTTAATTATATCTTCACGCTTTCGGAAACTGCAATAAGCCGTTTTTTATTCCATTTGCCTGATGAAAAAAAGGTGCAAGTTTACGAGGGTCTTGAAGAAAAACTATCCAGGCTAAAAGGGAACTAA